The genomic region GGAACGTGGGCGCGAGCCACCAGCTGGTGGTCGCGCGCTGCCCGGCGAGCAGCCCGGACTCGGCCAGCACGAAGGTGCCGATGCACGCGGCAGTCACGAGTGCGCCTCGGCGCGACCAGGCGCGCAGCGCCGCGCCCGCATCGGACACGTCGGGCCGGGCCAGCGCCCGCTCGAGTGGCTCGGGCATCTTGAAGGCGATCGCGGGCACGACGACGACGTCCGGCGCGCGCTTGGCGATCGCAGTGACCGGAACCCGCAGCCCGTGCGCGCTCCGCACCGACTTGCGCACGCCGACGATGCGCGTATCGAAGCGCTCCACCGCCAGGCCGGCCACGGCGATCAGCTCGTTCGCGGTCTCCAGCGCGTCGAGCACGGACGCGAGACCGAGGTCGAAGACGTCGTCGAGCGCGAGCACGTCGATGCGCATGGCAATAATGATACTAAACTTGGCGATCTTGCCATCGCCACCAACGCTGGCTCCACCTACGCTCCTGACCATCCATCCACCCCTCACTCAGTAAGGAGACAAGACATGGTGAAGCTCTCGTTGTTCGTGCGACTCGAGGCCAAGCCCGGCAAGGAGGCCGACGTGGCCGCGTTCCTGAAGCAGGGCCTGGAGCTCGCGAACCAGGAATCGGCCACGCCGGTCTGGTTCGGGCTGCGCATGGGGCCCTCGACGTTCGCGGTGTTCGACTCGTTCGCCGACGAGTCGGGCCGCCAGGCCCACCTGAACGGCCCGATCGCAAAGGCGCTGATGGCGAATGCCCCGGCGCTGCTCGCCACGCCCCCGGTGATCGAGCGGCTCGAGGTACTCGGCGCCAAGCTCCCCTAGGCACGCATGCGCGCTCGGGGGCGGTGCTACCCTGACCCCGGATG from Myxococcota bacterium harbors:
- a CDS encoding antibiotic biosynthesis monooxygenase; its protein translation is MVKLSLFVRLEAKPGKEADVAAFLKQGLELANQESATPVWFGLRMGPSTFAVFDSFADESGRQAHLNGPIAKALMANAPALLATPPVIERLEVLGAKLP